One Acutalibacter muris DNA window includes the following coding sequences:
- a CDS encoding VaFE repeat-containing surface-anchored protein, producing the protein MQKNIKRILSLVLVIVLCFSAVPLSAFATDEVLDGPYEVVEAEETPLMEPDVYEEVPPGDEIAEEPSGEPGDIPEENDPYEVEGTEIGAVKVWPTPMRRAAMAASVGSSSVLKIGNNCFSSEVGLLPTLNLEVHYLPAKTMLSGSTHVAAYCLDAHLGATDGANYTWSDLSKNNQYTISAILALGFQWNSSSVWSGPSDNADKWAVTQILVWEAAANNIFLQANGLYGVKSSVDADINKAATHAYNPSSFKSYYEGIKKKLNDFLKIPSFASKEASKAETITLRWDGSKYSATVTDSNAVLSNFDFWNSIPGVKASASGNSLTLSTTEPILSPKTSSKVDTNDRLAAGAGAVAVWRTSDSSQQDFATYNAAGGEPVSCYIKVKTDAVGSAGIVKTAEDGKVEGLQFQITGSDGSSTTKTTDANGNIDIEGLPIYTADGSKITYTATEVNVPNKYVKPESQTFQLSEGQTASLQFDNKLKRWRVTVTKVDSATGSTAQGNGSLAGAKYGVYKGNELIKEYTTDENGQFTTDYYPYGEDWTLREISASEGYKVSSTATKLCEIPAGTNDEYNDNTARVTEEVMRGGVSVEKRDSQTGSTPQGDASFAGIVFEIINDSANPVHVDGKVIAPGKAAKEITTNAQGFATTGPNSLPYGDYIVREKSTNASMLKTFTEEIHVAVSEDGKVYSFTAENDVVRGGIAIEKHDSQTGATPQGNADFAGITFEIVNSSVKAVVVDGTTYAPGQVVATLTTDENGHASTANDALPYGRYLVREKATNSSMLLTWREQLVTVSENKKVYSVTAVDDVVRSGLAVEKRDSITGSTPQGDAGFEGITFEVINNSKNPVIVNDKSIAPGEVALTLTTDSEGRCSTANNALPFGEYILHEKSTNESMLNTAPDQTVIIGEHLKVYTHQMDNEVVRGGVLIEKRDLESQLLTPLGGASLDGTLFEITNKSKRAVYVDGALYEPDTVCLTIEVKDGIAQSDVRALPYGTYSMVESKPGTGYLWTDKKVRDFTVRKDGEVTEFREGDAAYNQVKRGDLKFVKVGEDNMHRFANVAFKLTSQTTGESHILVTDQNGEVRTETKWNAHTLNTNGNDDKPEGEWTDEAGTWFGKTTEDWMVETQDGLCALPYDYYTLEELRCEGNEGYALVTVPNIFISRDSTVIELGTIDDKYEGKVEIGTTATIDGEKVSEPLSEVTIVDTVRYSGLTPGKTYKLSGVLMDKATGEPLTIDGKQVTAEKEFIARAESGTEELSYTFNASALAGKSVVVFEDLYEGDTKVTSHADIEDEGQTVTFTEPKIGTTATANGEHTAEPVGEITIIDTVAYSGLIPGKEYTVKGVLMDKATGEKLLVDGKEITAEAAFRASEAEGTIDIPFTFDASALAGKTVVAFETLYRDKLEVCAHADIEDKDQTVTFGEKPEIKTTATVNGEKKAEPKGEVTIKDTVSYNSLTPGKTYKLTGVLMDKSSNAPLLVDGQKVTAEKEFTPESASGTEEITFTFDASALAGKSVVVFESLSYEGKEVTVHADINDEGQTVEFEGPEIKTKATVNGEKEVDPLEKITLTDTVSYRNLTPGLTYKVKGVLMDKGTGEKLLVDGKEVTAENIFIPEKSTGSVEMSFTFPASALAGKTIVVFESVYHEAKEVAVHADLEDEDQTITIRRKGGLLIRKTSEDDFVEGISFIVTGGDYEETFVTDKQGEIYVQDLLPGEYTVTEVENDVTAKYIIEAGKTVTISSGDEPTEVEFHNKLKRGSVYVVKTAVGAPGENLPGAEFAVYADVDGNAEFDPETDTLFGKLEYAEDRYSLSGLPVGGYFLHEEKAPESYAADKGYYFFKLTENGERVEVANTADRGAGFVNERQTGSLRIVKVEKGTDKPLEGAVFCVMDKRGEMVAEGRTGKDGVLVFEGLPVGSYTYQEVCAPEGYKLDDTEHKFEIGGKTLTVEVTVGNEKIPATPSTEVPKTGDTRPDPWLIGGAALAMLACAGGLLRYLFKRRRN; encoded by the coding sequence ATGCAAAAAAACATCAAAAGAATACTGTCACTGGTACTGGTCATAGTGCTGTGCTTCAGCGCTGTGCCGTTATCTGCCTTCGCGACTGATGAAGTCCTTGATGGACCCTATGAGGTCGTAGAAGCAGAGGAAACGCCCTTGATGGAGCCCGATGTGTACGAAGAAGTTCCCCCTGGGGATGAAATTGCAGAGGAGCCTTCCGGGGAGCCCGGGGACATCCCCGAAGAAAACGACCCATATGAGGTGGAAGGGACGGAAATAGGGGCCGTTAAGGTATGGCCAACCCCCATGCGCCGCGCGGCTATGGCGGCTTCTGTTGGCTCAAGCTCTGTGCTCAAAATAGGGAATAACTGCTTCTCCAGCGAAGTTGGACTACTGCCGACCCTCAATCTGGAGGTCCACTATCTTCCAGCGAAAACAATGCTCTCAGGGAGTACACATGTCGCAGCATACTGCCTGGACGCCCACCTGGGGGCTACGGACGGTGCCAATTACACCTGGTCCGACCTGTCCAAGAATAACCAGTACACAATATCGGCTATTTTGGCTCTGGGCTTCCAGTGGAACAGTTCAAGCGTGTGGTCCGGCCCCAGCGACAATGCCGACAAGTGGGCGGTTACACAGATTTTGGTATGGGAAGCTGCGGCGAATAACATATTCCTACAGGCCAATGGGCTCTACGGCGTTAAGAGCAGTGTTGACGCTGATATAAACAAAGCGGCGACTCATGCTTACAATCCCAGCAGCTTTAAGTCCTACTATGAAGGAATAAAGAAAAAACTAAATGATTTTTTGAAGATACCCAGCTTTGCCAGTAAAGAGGCAAGCAAAGCTGAAACCATCACCCTGCGCTGGGATGGGAGTAAGTATAGCGCTACCGTGACCGACAGTAATGCTGTGCTGAGCAACTTCGATTTTTGGAATAGCATTCCGGGCGTAAAGGCGTCTGCAAGCGGCAATTCGCTGACTTTGTCCACTACGGAACCCATCCTCAGCCCAAAAACATCTTCCAAAGTTGATACCAACGACCGTCTGGCTGCCGGTGCAGGCGCAGTAGCAGTGTGGCGCACCAGCGACAGCAGCCAGCAGGATTTTGCGACCTATAATGCCGCTGGCGGCGAGCCGGTAAGCTGCTACATCAAAGTCAAAACCGACGCGGTAGGCAGCGCTGGCATCGTCAAGACTGCCGAGGACGGCAAGGTGGAGGGCCTCCAGTTCCAGATAACCGGCAGCGACGGCAGCAGCACCACCAAGACTACCGACGCAAACGGCAATATCGATATTGAGGGACTGCCCATCTACACAGCGGATGGGAGCAAAATCACCTACACCGCCACCGAGGTCAACGTACCCAATAAGTATGTCAAGCCCGAGTCCCAGACCTTCCAGCTTTCCGAGGGCCAGACCGCTTCGCTACAGTTTGATAATAAGCTCAAGCGCTGGCGAGTGACTGTCACCAAGGTGGACAGCGCGACCGGCTCTACAGCACAGGGCAACGGTTCTCTGGCTGGAGCGAAGTACGGTGTATACAAGGGCAATGAGCTCATTAAGGAGTACACCACAGATGAGAACGGCCAGTTTACAACCGACTACTACCCCTACGGCGAGGACTGGACCCTCCGGGAGATAAGCGCCAGCGAGGGCTATAAGGTAAGCTCCACGGCAACCAAGCTGTGCGAGATTCCTGCCGGTACCAATGACGAATATAACGACAACACCGCCCGCGTGACCGAGGAAGTCATGCGCGGCGGTGTTTCTGTTGAGAAGCGGGACAGCCAGACCGGCAGCACTCCCCAGGGTGACGCCAGCTTTGCGGGTATCGTTTTTGAGATTATCAACGACTCCGCGAATCCGGTTCATGTAGATGGTAAAGTTATAGCGCCGGGAAAGGCAGCCAAGGAGATCACCACCAACGCCCAGGGCTTTGCGACCACAGGCCCCAATTCTCTGCCCTACGGCGATTACATCGTGAGGGAGAAATCCACCAACGCTTCCATGCTCAAGACCTTTACAGAGGAAATCCACGTAGCGGTTTCGGAGGACGGAAAAGTATACAGCTTCACGGCGGAAAATGACGTGGTGCGGGGCGGCATTGCCATCGAGAAGCACGACAGCCAGACCGGAGCAACGCCCCAGGGCAATGCCGATTTTGCGGGTATCACCTTTGAAATCGTCAACAGCAGCGTAAAGGCGGTCGTGGTAGATGGGACAACCTACGCCCCCGGTCAGGTGGTCGCTACCTTGACTACCGATGAGAACGGACACGCCAGCACTGCCAATGACGCTCTGCCCTATGGACGCTATCTCGTCCGTGAGAAAGCTACAAACAGTTCCATGCTCCTGACTTGGCGGGAACAGCTTGTAACCGTCAGCGAGAATAAGAAGGTGTACTCCGTCACTGCCGTTGACGATGTAGTACGCAGCGGTTTGGCAGTGGAGAAGCGGGACAGCATTACCGGCTCCACCCCCCAGGGTGACGCTGGCTTTGAGGGGATAACCTTCGAGGTCATTAACAACAGCAAAAACCCGGTTATCGTCAACGACAAGAGCATAGCCCCCGGCGAGGTTGCGCTGACTCTCACCACCGACAGCGAGGGCAGGTGCAGTACCGCAAACAACGCCCTGCCCTTCGGGGAGTATATCCTCCATGAAAAATCCACCAATGAGTCCATGCTGAACACCGCTCCCGACCAGACGGTTATCATCGGTGAGCACCTAAAGGTTTATACCCATCAGATGGACAACGAGGTGGTCCGGGGCGGCGTTCTCATTGAGAAACGCGACTTGGAGTCTCAGCTGCTGACCCCCCTGGGCGGCGCAAGTTTGGACGGCACACTCTTTGAAATCACCAACAAGAGCAAGCGGGCGGTTTACGTTGACGGCGCACTCTATGAGCCCGATACCGTCTGCCTGACCATCGAGGTCAAGGACGGCATTGCACAGTCCGACGTGCGGGCCCTGCCTTACGGCACCTACAGCATGGTTGAGTCCAAACCCGGCACCGGCTATCTTTGGACCGACAAAAAGGTGCGCGATTTTACTGTCCGCAAGGACGGCGAGGTCACAGAGTTCCGCGAGGGTGACGCGGCCTACAATCAGGTCAAGCGCGGCGACCTCAAGTTCGTAAAAGTTGGCGAGGACAACATGCACCGCTTCGCGAACGTGGCCTTTAAGCTGACCTCTCAGACCACCGGCGAGAGCCATATTCTTGTCACAGACCAAAATGGAGAAGTCAGGACCGAGACCAAGTGGAACGCCCATACGCTCAATACCAACGGCAATGATGATAAGCCCGAGGGCGAGTGGACGGACGAGGCGGGCACCTGGTTCGGCAAGACCACCGAGGACTGGATGGTGGAAACTCAGGACGGCCTCTGTGCTCTGCCCTATGACTACTACACGTTGGAGGAACTTCGCTGTGAGGGCAACGAGGGCTATGCTCTAGTGACGGTTCCCAACATTTTCATCAGCCGGGACAGCACCGTTATCGAGTTGGGAACTATCGATGACAAATATGAGGGTAAAGTGGAAATCGGCACCACCGCCACCATTGACGGCGAGAAAGTCAGCGAGCCGCTGTCCGAAGTCACCATAGTGGACACCGTGCGCTACTCTGGCCTGACCCCGGGCAAGACCTATAAGCTGTCTGGCGTTCTCATGGACAAGGCCACCGGCGAGCCCCTGACCATAGATGGCAAGCAGGTCACGGCTGAGAAGGAGTTTATTGCCAGGGCCGAGAGCGGCACCGAGGAACTGAGCTATACCTTTAACGCCTCCGCCTTGGCTGGCAAATCCGTTGTGGTGTTCGAGGACTTGTATGAGGGTGACACCAAAGTTACCAGCCATGCCGACATCGAGGATGAGGGGCAGACGGTTACCTTCACCGAGCCCAAAATCGGCACCACGGCTACCGCTAATGGTGAGCATACCGCCGAGCCGGTCGGGGAAATCACCATCATTGACACAGTGGCCTATTCCGGCCTGATTCCCGGCAAGGAGTACACGGTCAAGGGTGTGCTCATGGATAAGGCCACCGGCGAAAAGCTGCTGGTGGACGGCAAGGAAATCACCGCCGAGGCTGCCTTCCGGGCCAGCGAAGCCGAGGGCACCATCGACATACCTTTCACTTTTGACGCTTCTGCGCTGGCGGGCAAGACGGTTGTAGCCTTTGAAACGCTTTATCGGGACAAGCTGGAGGTTTGTGCCCATGCGGATATCGAGGACAAGGACCAGACCGTTACCTTCGGTGAGAAGCCCGAAATCAAGACCACCGCTACCGTGAATGGCGAGAAAAAGGCCGAACCCAAGGGCGAAGTCACCATAAAGGACACTGTTTCCTACAACAGCCTGACCCCCGGCAAGACCTACAAGCTGACTGGTGTGCTCATGGACAAATCCAGCAATGCGCCCCTCCTGGTGGACGGGCAGAAAGTCACTGCTGAGAAGGAGTTTACCCCCGAGAGTGCCAGCGGCACGGAAGAAATCACCTTCACTTTTGACGCTTCCGCTCTGGCTGGCAAGTCCGTGGTGGTATTTGAAAGCCTGAGTTATGAGGGTAAGGAAGTAACCGTTCACGCCGACATAAACGATGAGGGCCAGACCGTGGAGTTTGAAGGTCCCGAAATCAAGACCAAGGCCACCGTGAACGGTGAAAAAGAGGTTGACCCCCTGGAGAAAATCACTCTGACCGATACTGTGAGTTATAGAAATTTAACTCCTGGTTTGACTTATAAGGTCAAGGGTGTCCTCATGGACAAGGGCACCGGCGAGAAGCTATTGGTGGACGGTAAGGAAGTCACCGCCGAAAACATTTTTATTCCCGAGAAGTCTACCGGCTCTGTGGAGATGTCCTTTACCTTCCCCGCCTCTGCTCTGGCTGGCAAGACCATTGTTGTCTTTGAGAGCGTATACCATGAGGCAAAGGAGGTTGCTGTCCACGCTGACCTTGAGGACGAGGACCAGACCATTACCATCCGGCGCAAGGGCGGGCTGCTTATCCGCAAGACCTCTGAGGACGATTTTGTGGAGGGTATCTCCTTCATCGTCACTGGTGGGGACTACGAGGAAACCTTTGTCACCGACAAGCAGGGCGAGATTTATGTGCAGGACCTGCTCCCCGGGGAGTACACCGTCACAGAGGTGGAGAATGACGTGACCGCCAAGTACATCATTGAGGCCGGCAAGACCGTGACAATTAGTTCCGGCGATGAGCCTACTGAGGTAGAGTTCCACAACAAGCTCAAGCGCGGTTCCGTGTATGTAGTAAAGACCGCCGTGGGCGCTCCCGGCGAGAATCTTCCCGGCGCGGAGTTCGCAGTATACGCCGACGTGGACGGCAATGCCGAGTTTGACCCGGAGACCGATACCCTGTTCGGCAAGCTGGAATATGCAGAGGACCGCTATTCCCTGTCCGGCCTGCCGGTGGGCGGCTACTTCCTCCATGAGGAAAAGGCCCCGGAGAGCTATGCCGCCGATAAGGGGTACTACTTCTTTAAGCTGACCGAAAACGGCGAGCGCGTGGAGGTCGCTAATACCGCCGACAGAGGGGCCGGTTTTGTCAACGAAAGGCAGACCGGCTCCCTGCGTATCGTCAAGGTGGAGAAGGGCACAGACAAGCCCCTGGAGGGCGCTGTCTTCTGCGTCATGGACAAAAGGGGAGAAATGGTAGCCGAGGGCAGGACCGGCAAAGACGGTGTGCTTGTTTTTGAGGGCCTGCCTGTTGGCAGCTACACCTACCAGGAGGTCTGCGCCCCGGAGGGCTATAAGCTGGACGATACCGAGCACAAGTTTGAGATTGGCGGGAAAACGCTTACGGTGGAGGTTACCGTCGGGAATGAGAAGATACCCGCCACGCCCTCTACCGAGGTGCCCAAGACCGGCGATACCCGGCCCGACCCCTGGTTAATCGGCGGCGCGGCCCTTGCTATGCTGGCCTGCGCCGGTGGGCTTCTGCGGTATCTTTTCAAACGCCGCCGTAACTAA
- a CDS encoding S-layer homology domain-containing protein: protein MKKLIATLLTLVLTVSTITVGASAAAEKFTDVNSNKWYYAAVDYAVGEGLFSGTSAVTFAPNGSMTRGMFVTVLGKKAKIDGSAYPGSSFSDVKAGKWYAPYVEWASGNNIVNGIGGGKFSPEGNVTREQMAAILYNYAKFTDCDLTVQAGLLEQFPDGDKVSKYARYAMEWALTHGAINGNGGRLDPQGKATRAQVAQIFYNSRELLDNSGSENPQPPTPSPSPSPSPSPSPSPSPSPSPDPDKPRIEITDEVRAKLKPNQDPEKILDYVLNGKHDDPTFPYNGTTAKWDPTLVNSNDVGLRSIGSWENVEDESRSSSAIGNGCVKFLTRTASDRFYITANEEDGCFVLYYHPAEVEDSDKMLQVKQALNLPSHIKYDRSLCYEGAGWAGPISWDLYGAKGIAEDIEYVLTDMHQAIQYYITEPEPGVFYLLYGE, encoded by the coding sequence ATGAAAAAACTGATTGCAACCTTACTGACACTGGTTCTTACGGTCTCGACCATAACTGTCGGCGCTTCTGCGGCGGCTGAGAAATTCACAGATGTAAACTCTAACAAGTGGTACTACGCGGCGGTGGACTACGCCGTGGGCGAGGGGCTGTTCAGCGGAACCTCCGCTGTCACCTTTGCCCCGAACGGTTCGATGACCCGGGGTATGTTCGTGACGGTGCTGGGGAAAAAGGCGAAAATTGACGGCAGCGCATACCCGGGCAGCAGCTTCTCGGACGTAAAGGCCGGGAAATGGTACGCGCCCTATGTGGAGTGGGCCTCCGGGAACAATATCGTCAACGGCATAGGCGGCGGGAAATTCTCCCCGGAGGGGAACGTCACCCGGGAGCAGATGGCCGCTATCCTCTACAACTACGCCAAATTCACGGACTGCGACCTTACGGTGCAGGCCGGTCTGTTGGAGCAGTTCCCGGACGGAGACAAGGTGTCAAAGTACGCCAGGTACGCCATGGAGTGGGCTTTGACCCATGGGGCTATTAACGGTAACGGCGGCAGGCTGGACCCGCAGGGGAAAGCTACCAGGGCCCAGGTGGCGCAGATCTTCTATAACAGCCGGGAACTGCTGGATAACTCCGGCAGTGAGAACCCCCAGCCGCCTACCCCCTCTCCCAGCCCTTCCCCCTCGCCGTCTCCGTCCCCCTCTCCCTCTCCGTCACCCTCTCCCGACCCCGACAAGCCGAGAATTGAGATAACGGATGAGGTTAGGGCCAAGCTCAAACCCAATCAGGACCCGGAGAAGATTCTGGACTATGTTCTGAACGGCAAACATGACGACCCAACCTTCCCCTACAATGGGACTACGGCTAAGTGGGACCCAACACTGGTAAATTCCAATGATGTTGGCTTGAGGTCAATAGGTAGCTGGGAGAACGTAGAAGATGAATCCAGGAGCAGCTCCGCCATAGGCAATGGGTGCGTGAAATTCCTGACCCGTACCGCCAGCGACCGTTTCTATATCACCGCGAACGAGGAAGATGGGTGCTTTGTCCTCTACTACCACCCGGCAGAGGTAGAAGACAGCGATAAAATGCTCCAAGTGAAGCAAGCTCTGAATCTACCAAGCCATATCAAATATGACCGCAGCCTTTGCTATGAAGGAGCGGGCTGGGCGGGTCCGATATCCTGGGACCTGTACGGCGCAAAAGGGATAGCCGAAGATATAGAGTATGTGCTGACCGATATGCACCAAGCGATTCAGTATTATATCACCGAGCCCGAGCCGGGCGTGTTCTACCTGCTGTACGGCGAATAA
- a CDS encoding type II toxin-antitoxin system HicB family antitoxin — MQTTNTLQYKNYTCQVIYYNVRDQLTGRVLGMSQIPNVSARSLDEIKEEFHKAVDDYIAACEKNGKQPERAFTGNYSVRTSPAVHEALALYAAQQEVKFSQVTQQAMSEFIENHDIEIPNREEN; from the coding sequence ATGCAAACCACAAACACACTGCAATACAAAAACTACACCTGTCAAGTCATTTATTACAATGTCAGGGACCAACTTACCGGGCGGGTGCTGGGGATGAGCCAGATTCCCAATGTCAGCGCCCGGAGCCTGGATGAGATAAAAGAGGAGTTCCACAAGGCGGTTGATGATTACATTGCCGCCTGTGAGAAGAACGGCAAACAGCCCGAAAGAGCTTTTACCGGGAACTACAGTGTCCGAACTTCTCCGGCTGTCCATGAAGCGCTGGCCCTATACGCGGCCCAGCAGGAGGTCAAGTTCTCACAAGTCACTCAGCAGGCTATGAGTGAATTTATCGAAAACCATGACATTGAAATACCGAACAGGGAGGAAAACTGA
- a CDS encoding relaxase/mobilization nuclease domain-containing protein: MNPEKTQDGKLVSGVNLFIPPKDWQSPTNQMISTKLRFDKQGGRLAYHLEQGFKPGEVTPETAHQIGVELAKELFGDKYEVVVATHVDKEHIHNHILLNSVSFVDGRKFHQPNAMYYDRIRKASDRLCEKYGLSVIKEAKKSRYEDYPAQNHKEPQSSPTVHSVMYGDIDRAVEAAKDLEDFYRILTRMGYRIRREGKYPAISPEGHGFFRLYKFKEGYTEEDIRRRIAEKKVYREPKKVYGAWRNQEERRAYQKRYTGYYARRYDRRGLNYTYLHYRYMLISIRRQTYPYYPTVEQRKAVAKLEKYSREARLLVRNKIQTKEELCRYQSDLGERIHALHKERWYLKQDLQKCSDESERQVIQEKISEISRRLKPLYRERSLCRDIAERCSSVTAAVGREKEYAMRGMAHERGEGSWTTRQRQ, from the coding sequence ATGAACCCCGAGAAAACCCAGGATGGCAAACTGGTCTCCGGCGTGAATCTGTTTATCCCTCCCAAAGACTGGCAGTCCCCTACCAACCAGATGATAAGTACCAAGCTGCGTTTTGACAAACAAGGCGGCAGACTGGCGTATCACCTGGAGCAGGGCTTCAAACCGGGAGAGGTTACGCCGGAGACAGCTCATCAGATTGGGGTGGAGCTGGCGAAGGAGCTGTTCGGGGATAAGTATGAGGTCGTGGTCGCTACCCACGTTGACAAGGAGCATATCCACAACCACATACTTCTAAATTCCGTCTCCTTTGTGGACGGACGCAAGTTCCACCAGCCAAACGCCATGTACTACGACCGTATCCGCAAGGCCTCCGACCGGCTCTGCGAGAAATACGGCCTTTCTGTTATAAAGGAGGCGAAGAAGTCGCGCTATGAAGACTACCCGGCCCAGAACCATAAGGAGCCGCAGTCCTCCCCCACGGTCCACTCCGTCATGTACGGGGACATAGACCGGGCGGTGGAGGCCGCAAAAGACCTGGAGGATTTCTACCGTATCTTAACCCGGATGGGTTACCGGATCAGGCGGGAGGGTAAGTACCCGGCCATCTCTCCCGAAGGGCACGGCTTTTTCCGGCTGTACAAATTTAAGGAAGGGTATACCGAGGAGGATATCCGCAGGCGTATAGCTGAGAAAAAAGTTTACCGCGAGCCAAAGAAGGTCTACGGCGCGTGGAGGAATCAGGAGGAGCGGCGCGCGTACCAAAAGCGGTACACCGGCTACTATGCCCGGAGATATGACCGCCGCGGGCTCAACTACACCTATCTGCACTACCGCTATATGCTCATAAGCATACGGCGGCAGACCTATCCGTACTATCCCACCGTGGAGCAGCGCAAGGCCGTTGCCAAGCTGGAAAAGTATTCCCGTGAGGCGCGGCTGCTGGTGCGGAACAAAATTCAGACGAAGGAGGAGCTTTGTAGGTATCAGTCCGATTTAGGAGAGCGTATTCACGCGCTCCACAAAGAGAGGTGGTATCTGAAACAGGATTTGCAGAAGTGTTCCGATGAGAGTGAAAGGCAGGTGATACAGGAGAAGATTTCAGAGATCAGCCGCCGGCTGAAACCGCTCTACCGGGAGCGCAGCCTTTGCAGGGATATTGCAGAGCGCTGTTCCTCGGTGACAGCGGCGGTGGGCCGCGAAAAGGAATACGCCATGCGCGGCATGGCCCATGAAAGGGGGGAGGGATCATGGACAACACGTCAGAGGCAATAG
- a CDS encoding plasmid mobilization protein, translated as MLHIRTNRTQRITLRLSEAENRRITRSARSCGLTKSAYVRQLIVGYKPRESPPADYFAMTRELREIGNNLNQLAFVANATGLIDEDAYYEQVARLRESLRRIEKAVTGKSDGTDEDMED; from the coding sequence CTGCTGCACATAAGAACAAATAGGACGCAGAGAATCACTCTGCGGTTAAGCGAGGCGGAAAACAGAAGAATTACAAGGAGCGCCCGGTCCTGCGGACTTACGAAGTCCGCTTACGTCCGTCAGCTCATAGTTGGATATAAGCCCAGGGAATCCCCGCCCGCCGATTACTTTGCCATGACCCGGGAGCTCAGGGAGATCGGCAACAACCTGAACCAGCTTGCCTTTGTGGCGAACGCCACCGGCCTTATCGATGAGGACGCCTATTATGAGCAAGTGGCACGTTTGCGGGAAAGTCTGCGGCGAATTGAAAAGGCGGTGACAGGTAAGTCAGATGGCACAGACGAAGATATGGAAGATTGA
- a CDS encoding DUF6103 family protein, whose product MKIIAGKKVKTIAKKENTVNISAPFSPDKYAALIVYANKRGEKVEDYVADSLEAWYRKKVNRHIREYLDAKYELEFGAPPGPLNIPATEPEESDDVPPSES is encoded by the coding sequence ATGAAAATTATCGCTGGAAAGAAGGTGAAAACCATCGCAAAAAAGGAAAATACCGTGAATATTTCGGCGCCGTTCTCCCCGGATAAGTACGCCGCCCTGATTGTCTACGCGAACAAACGCGGCGAGAAAGTGGAGGATTATGTGGCGGATTCTTTGGAGGCCTGGTACCGGAAAAAGGTAAATCGCCATATTCGGGAGTACCTGGACGCGAAGTATGAGCTGGAGTTCGGGGCCCCGCCGGGGCCTCTTAATATTCCGGCCACAGAGCCGGAGGAGAGCGACGACGTGCCCCCATCGGAGAGCTGA